The following coding sequences are from one Panicum hallii strain FIL2 chromosome 5, PHallii_v3.1, whole genome shotgun sequence window:
- the LOC112892360 gene encoding protein FAR1-RELATED SEQUENCE 5-like — MDEVRTPRKKSSVVKLGMSFDGIESAEKAYKDYAHDMGFSVRIGQQQIDDNGVVKWKRYLCARAGYKSKKSNDMDVKNKRQTRETRCGCEAYIYVKRTSEGKYKITALYEGHNHELVTPSKRHLLRSNRYVNQKAKTTLFNCHKASIGTSQAYRLLHVGAGGFEYVGCMKKDLQNYYSDFRNKIKDADAQMFIDNLGRLKELDPGFFFEYEVKDDRLVRVFWVDTTSRKNYVHFGDVLSFDSTYSTNQYDMKFAPFTGVNHHMHSIFFGAAFLADEKIESYVWLFETFLRAMGGKYPRLIVTDEDASMRAAIARVLPNTIHRLCMWHIMKKFPEKIGPHLLEDDDFWKRVNSCVWGSETIQEFESRWQAIITDFHLENNEWLARRYHIRESWIPAYFREVWLGGILRTTSRSESANSFFNRFIGHKLALIEFWLRFDTALKCQRQEELTDDTTTLHTTPTLFTTWEIEKHGGLVFTHEVFKIFQKEVLAAREHCDIQSTSEMVDRKIVTMTDDSNKVRELICFTPDLIYKCSCMLFESRGIPCRHIIRMLRAARINELPMHYVMKRWTRNCKR, encoded by the exons ATGGATGAAGTTAGGACACCAAGGAAGAAAAGCAGTGTAGTTAAG TTAGGGATGTCATTTGATGGTATCGAATCTGCGGAGAAAGCTTACAAGGATTATGCACATGACATGGGCTTTTCGGTTCGTATCGGACAACAACAAATAGATGACAATGGGGTGGTTAAATGGAAGCGGTACTTATGTGCAAGGGCAGGATACAAATCAAAAAAATCCAATGATATGGACGTCAAGAATAAGCGTCAAACTAGAGAGACTAGATGTGGATGTGAAGCCTATATTTATGTTAAGCGCACTAGTGAAGGCAAGTACAAAATAACCGCATTGTATGAGGGACACAACCATGAGCTTGTGACACCTAGCAAACGTCATTTGCTTCGATCCAATCGCTATGTAAATCAGAAGGCAAAAACAACTCTCTTCAATTGCCACAAAGCAAGCATAGGAACATCACAGGCATACAGACTACTTCATGTGGGTGCAGGGGGTTTTGAGTATGTGGGATGCATGAAAAAGGATCTACAGAACTACTATAGTGATTTCAGGAACAAAATCAAAGATGCGGATGCTCAGATGTTTATTGACAACTTGGGTCGGTTGAAGGAATTGGACCCTGGTTTTTTCTTTGAGTATGAAGTGAAAGATGATCGGCTGGTTCGAGTGTTTTGGGTTGATACAACAAGTAGGAAGAACTATGTCCACTTTGGTGATGTGTTATCGTTTGATTCTACTTACAGCACAAACCAATATGACATGAAATTTGCACCTTTCACTGGAGTCAATCATCATATGCATTCTATTTTCTTTGGTGCTGCTTTTTTAGCTGATGAGAAAATTGAAAGCtatgtttggttatttgagaCCTTTCTAAGAGCTATGGGAGGGAAGTATCCTAGACTTATTGTAACTGATGAAGATGCTAGTATGAGAGCTGCTATTGCTCGTGTTCTTCCAAACACCATCCATAGGTTGTGCATGTGGCACATAATGAAAAAATTTCCTGAGAAAATTGGTCCTCATCTATTAGAGGACGATGATTTTTGGAAAAGGGTGAACTCATGTGTATGGGGTTCAGAAACAATACAAGAGTTTGAGAGTAGATGGCAAGCTATAATAACAGATTTTCATTTGGAGAACAACGAATGGTTGGCGAGAAGATATCACATCCGAGAGTCATGGATACCGGCATATTTTAGAGAAGTTTGGCTTGGAGGTATTCTTCGAACAACATCAAGGTCAGAGAGTGCAAATTCATTTTTCAACCGTTTCATAGGCCATAAACTTGCACTTATTGAGTTTTGGCTACGGTTTGACACGGCCTTGAAATGCCAACGGCAGGAAGAATTGACAGATGATACCACAACCCTGCATACGACCCCTACTCTATTTACTACATGGGAAATCGAGAAACATGGTGGTCTAGTTTTCACACATGAGgtttttaaaatatttcaaAAAGAGGTGCTAGCTGCAAGGGAGCATTGTGATATCCAAAGCACAAGTGAAATGGTGGATAGAAAAATTGTTACAATGACTGACGACTCTAATAAAGTTAGAGAGTTGATTTGCTTCACTCCAGATCTCATATACAAGTGCTCATGCATGCTTTTTGAGTCGAGAGGAATACCTTGCCGTCATATCATACGTATGTTAAGAGCTGCAAGAATTAATGAACTGCCTATGCACTACGTCATGAAAAGGTGGACGCGAAATTGTAAAAGGTAA
- the LOC112892361 gene encoding LOW QUALITY PROTEIN: general transcription factor IIF subunit 2-like (The sequence of the model RefSeq protein was modified relative to this genomic sequence to represent the inferred CDS: inserted 1 base in 1 codon) — translation MSEEAKYVETARADRYLWLMKSAPPSSPAPGRRPRRRRKAQTPEIKMEMTQECSGNTPKSYSLNMYSDFVPMXIFSESNQGKLACEGKVENKFDIKPHRENLMDYGKLCRERTNMSMVKPRKTELFLDDNGQGMRPMPGRQLVHPGQKEKKKPPVTKIDTKRTRMDRGELEKNLFKLFERQPNWSLKQLMQETNQPEQFLKEILNTLCVYNKRGSNQGTHELKPEYKKYTGGNPTN, via the exons ATGTCGGAGGAGGCGAAGTACGTGGAGACGGCGCGGGCCGACCGCTACTTGTGGCTCATGAAGAGTGCCCCACCGTCGTCTCCCGCGCCTGgcaggaggccgcggcggcggcgcaaggccCAGACGCCGGAG ATCAAGATGGAGATGACACAAGAGTGCAGCGGCAATACACCAAAGAGTTACTCTCTGAATATGTACAGCGATTTTGTGCCAA GCATTTTTTCCGAGTCTAACCAAG ggaaACTTGCTTGTGAAGGGAAAGTTGAAAACAAATTTGACATTAAGCCGCACAGGGAAAATCTTATGGACTATGGAAAGTTATGCCGTGAGAGGACGAATATGTCCATGGTTAAACCAAGAAAAACAGAG TTATTTCTAGATGACAATGGACAAGGCATGAGACCTATGCCTGGCAGGCAGCTGGTACATCCTGGCCAAAAG gagaagaagaagccaccaGTAACAAAAATTGACACGAAAAGAACTAGGATGGATCGTGGGGAACTGGAAAAAAACCTATTCAAGCTTTTTGAGAGGCAGCCGAATTGGTCACTAAAGCAGTTAATGCAAGAAACTAACCAGCCTGAG CAATTCCTAAAGGAGATACTGAACACGCTCTGTGTCTACAACAAGCGAGGGTCAAATCAAGGGACCCATGAGCTCAAGCCTGAATACAAGAAGTATACAGGGGGCAACCCCACTAATTGA